Proteins encoded in a region of the Haloarcula sp. CBA1129 genome:
- a CDS encoding SDR family NAD(P)-dependent oxidoreductase — protein MDVPLYDSLDGQVALVTGATRGIGKAIADGLVDLDATVYAGARDTDDIEASDRHAVELDVTDDEGMVAAVDRIEREQGRLDVLVNNAGVMDSREPLDTMPTDVIDHTLDTNLRGAVLMTKSALPLLLADEGGRVVTMSSGLGAITESQSGGTPAYRISKTGVNGLTKYLDGEYAADGLIANSVCPGYVQTDMTEESAPRTPEKGAETPVWLARFRPDAPSGRFWRDRAEIEW, from the coding sequence ATGGACGTGCCGCTCTATGACTCCCTCGACGGGCAGGTCGCCCTCGTCACCGGAGCGACGCGGGGCATCGGGAAGGCAATCGCCGACGGGCTGGTCGACCTTGACGCGACCGTGTACGCCGGTGCGCGCGACACCGACGATATCGAGGCATCGGACCGCCACGCCGTCGAACTCGACGTGACCGACGACGAGGGGATGGTCGCCGCCGTCGACCGCATCGAGCGCGAGCAGGGTCGACTCGACGTGCTGGTCAACAACGCCGGCGTGATGGACTCGCGGGAACCGCTCGACACGATGCCGACCGACGTTATCGACCACACTCTCGACACGAACCTCCGAGGGGCGGTTCTCATGACAAAGTCTGCCCTCCCGCTGTTGCTGGCAGACGAGGGCGGCCGCGTGGTTACCATGTCCTCCGGCTTAGGGGCCATCACAGAGAGCCAATCGGGCGGAACACCGGCCTACCGCATCTCGAAGACCGGCGTCAACGGGCTGACGAAGTATCTCGACGGCGAGTACGCGGCTGATGGCCTCATCGCCAACTCGGTGTGCCCGGGCTACGTCCAGACGGACATGACTGAAGAGAGCGCCCCGCGGACGCCCGAGAAAGGGGCCGAAACACCGGTCTGGCTCGCTCGCTTCCGACCCGATGCACCAAGCGGACGGTTCTGGCGTGACAGAGCCGAAATCGAGTGGTAA
- a CDS encoding histidine kinase N-terminal 7TM domain-containing protein: MVLSPLTVVLLSGVVGMGVAFLVWLHRDRPSAGPLAVFVVAASLWAVTYGIELAVPGLSTMERLVQTQLTLSVIIPVAWLVTVIEYTGHPHWLTQRRTALLVVEPAVFVTLVWSNHAHGLIWSGHGTQSVSTSSVALVPAYEILYWGHMSYILLLILAGSVLLLRMLFRSNQVFQGQGLALLLAITVPTVIQTLFVLGVLPIAFNPTSLGYVASGAVLSVAILRGQLLDVAPVTRELGREAIFTEMDDLVIIVDDERRIVDVNAAATALFDGDQNALLGCSLPRVRPALAETVPGPGERTQTETALEHDGGVRYYDVRVIPLYRAYGVVSGHLISLRDITERRQREQRLDVLNRLLRHDIRNEMNVVKGNADLLRDTADADERERLNRIISTVDDIVDRSNKIGRVTEALETEQHSPTVLQKLLASVVSDARDRHPDVAITLSCEDDLWIQGGPSIRIALEELVENAVEHRAADADLAEVDITAIRTDGTPGVRLAVHDNGPGITDHEREVIRSGTETPLKHGSGVGLWLVNWIVRNLGGRMSFPATDEPGTTVELQLPAAEPAHATDEAAARTENAD, translated from the coding sequence ATGGTCCTGTCGCCGCTTACTGTCGTTTTACTGTCGGGTGTCGTCGGTATGGGCGTCGCCTTTCTGGTGTGGCTCCACCGGGACCGACCGAGTGCGGGACCGCTGGCGGTGTTCGTCGTCGCGGCGAGTCTCTGGGCCGTTACGTACGGTATCGAACTCGCTGTGCCGGGCTTATCCACCATGGAGCGACTCGTCCAGACACAGTTGACGCTCTCGGTCATCATCCCTGTCGCGTGGCTCGTGACGGTTATCGAGTACACGGGGCACCCACACTGGCTCACGCAACGCCGAACAGCACTGTTGGTCGTCGAACCGGCGGTGTTTGTCACGCTCGTGTGGTCGAATCATGCCCACGGACTCATCTGGTCAGGTCACGGGACCCAATCCGTCTCCACATCGTCAGTCGCGCTTGTTCCCGCGTACGAAATTCTGTATTGGGGGCACATGTCCTACATCTTGCTGCTAATCCTCGCCGGCAGTGTCCTCCTGTTGCGGATGCTGTTCCGGTCGAATCAGGTGTTTCAGGGACAGGGGCTTGCACTGCTGCTCGCTATCACTGTCCCGACGGTTATCCAGACGCTGTTCGTGCTTGGCGTGTTGCCGATCGCCTTCAACCCGACGAGTCTCGGGTACGTCGCGTCGGGGGCTGTCCTCTCGGTTGCAATCCTCCGTGGGCAACTACTCGACGTGGCACCGGTGACCAGAGAACTGGGTCGGGAAGCCATCTTCACGGAAATGGACGATCTGGTCATTATCGTCGACGACGAGCGCCGCATCGTCGATGTCAACGCGGCCGCCACGGCGCTGTTCGACGGTGACCAGAACGCACTTCTGGGCTGTTCGCTACCGCGTGTGCGACCCGCACTCGCCGAGACAGTCCCCGGCCCCGGTGAGCGAACGCAGACCGAGACGGCTCTCGAACACGACGGCGGCGTTCGGTACTACGACGTGCGCGTGATACCACTGTACCGCGCGTACGGCGTCGTCTCGGGCCATCTCATCAGTCTCCGGGATATTACGGAGCGGCGACAGCGCGAACAGCGGCTGGACGTGCTCAACCGCTTGCTCCGTCACGACATCCGAAACGAGATGAACGTCGTCAAGGGGAACGCGGATCTGCTTCGGGATACGGCCGATGCTGACGAACGCGAGCGACTCAACCGTATTATCAGCACAGTCGACGACATTGTCGACCGCAGCAACAAGATCGGCCGAGTCACCGAAGCTCTGGAGACCGAACAGCACAGCCCGACAGTACTTCAGAAGCTGCTGGCATCAGTCGTGAGCGATGCCCGAGACCGTCACCCCGACGTGGCGATCACGCTCTCCTGCGAGGATGATCTCTGGATACAGGGCGGTCCGTCGATCCGTATCGCACTGGAGGAACTGGTCGAGAACGCCGTTGAACATCGGGCGGCTGACGCCGATCTCGCCGAGGTCGATATTACGGCGATACGGACCGACGGAACGCCGGGCGTCCGTCTGGCCGTTCACGACAACGGCCCCGGTATCACCGACCACGAGCGCGAGGTCATCCGTTCGGGAACCGAAACGCCGCTCAAACACGGTTCCGGTGTCGGGCTCTGGCTCGTCAACTGGATCGTCCGGAACCTCGGCGGCCGGATGTCGTTCCCTGCTACGGACGAGCCGGGAACGACTGTGGAACTGCAACTGCCGGCGGCAGAGCCCGCCCACGCGACGGACGAGGCGGCGGCCCGCACTGAGAACGCTGATTGA
- a CDS encoding isopentenyl-diphosphate delta-isomerase — MSSDAADETHENARQEVIAVDADDNEEGLVNRLDAHTGEGVRHRAFTALLFDENDRVLLAQRAANKRLWDTHWDGTVASHPVEGQTQVEATEERLEEELGIDPSQYGDLRVTDRFEYKRYYENAGLEWEVCAVLQATLHDTSLDPNPEEVDGLMWVPYERLREHPEYYRQLRLCPWFEIAMRRDEER, encoded by the coding sequence ATGAGTTCCGACGCGGCCGACGAGACGCACGAAAACGCCCGACAGGAAGTCATCGCAGTGGATGCCGATGACAACGAGGAAGGGCTGGTCAATCGGCTCGACGCCCACACCGGTGAGGGGGTTCGCCACCGCGCCTTTACCGCCTTGCTGTTCGATGAGAACGACCGAGTCCTGCTCGCACAGCGCGCCGCGAACAAACGCCTCTGGGACACCCACTGGGACGGCACCGTCGCCTCCCACCCGGTCGAGGGCCAGACACAGGTCGAAGCCACCGAGGAGCGGCTCGAAGAGGAACTGGGTATCGACCCCTCGCAGTACGGGGACCTCCGCGTGACCGACCGGTTCGAGTACAAGCGCTACTACGAGAACGCCGGCCTCGAATGGGAAGTGTGTGCGGTGCTACAGGCCACGCTCCACGACACCTCACTGGACCCCAATCCCGAGGAAGTCGACGGCCTCATGTGGGTCCCATACGAGCGACTGCGCGAACATCCCGAGTACTACCGCCAGCTCCGTCTCTGTCCTTGGTTCGAGATCGCGATGCGCCGTGACGAGGAGCGGTAG